From the Colletotrichum lupini chromosome 10, complete sequence genome, one window contains:
- a CDS encoding amino acid permease, with translation METTREKLEGRPERTGHPAHIDIQPATTRRSGTVADIKQEQELQHIGTLERKLKSRHVQFLALSGAIGTGLFVGSGQVLSLAGPLSAFICYAVTGLNLYCVINCLGEMAAWLPIPGAVPIFAARYQFAIGVPIEVTVSVVILDYWDHAIPQAALITIFFAAMVLVNCLPVRIYGEAEFFFGAIKLTTIIGLIILMFIITVGGGPSGDAIGFRYWHDPGPMNEYLRPGALGRFLAFWKVFIQATFSYGGSEMVVVASGETENPRRNIPKAIRRVFWRIAIFYVFAIFLVGLCVSSGDPNLLNAISSSSPGAAQSPFVIAISNAGIGTLPSIINGAILSSAWSAGNSFFYASTRVLYAAALDGKAPAILKWERFGVPYACVAATSALGCLVYLNVNNRAAEVFFWISNLSAVSTLIVWASVCYTYIRFYQCLRHNGIDRDTLPYKAPMQPFLAYFAIVFCLVVAFFNGFDAFFPGRFSAKTFLPPYIDIPIFLSLFLGYKFVKKTKFVKISEMDIWSGKAEIDRLEPTWPVVKPRNWLERIWFWIA, from the exons ATGGAGACTACCAGAGAGAAGCTAGAAGGGAGGCCAGAGAGAACAGGACACCCCGCACACATCGATATCCAGCCAGCGACGACAAGGAGAAGCGGCACAGTAGCGGACATCAAGCAAGAACAAGAGCTTCAGCACATCGGAACACTTGAACGAAAACTGAAGTCGCGGCATGTTCAGTTTCTGGCTCTATCGGGAGCCATCGGCACTGGGCTTTTCGTCGGCAGCGGCCAAGTTCTGTCGCTGGCCGGGCCGTTGTCCGCCTTCATCTGCTATGCGGTAACCGGGCTCAACCTCTACTGCGTGATCAACTGCCTCGGTGAGATGGCTGCATGGCTTCCGATTCCGGGAGCTGTGCCAATCTTTGCTGCGCG GTATCAATTCGCCATCGGTGTCCCGATCGAAGTCACCGTCTCGGTGGTCATCCTCGACTATTGGGACCACGCCATCCCACAAGCCGCTCTCATCACCATCTTCTTTGCAGCGATGGTCCTCGTAAATTGTCTTCCGGTCCGCATTTATGGCGAAGCAGAGTTCTTCTTCGGCGCCATCAAACTCACCACAATCATCGGCCTCATCATCCTAATGTTCATCATCACCGTGGGTGGCGGGCCAAGTGGAGACGCCATCGGCTTCCGCTACTGGCACGACCCCGGCCCTATGAATGAGTACCTCCGGCCCGGCGCCCTCGGTCGTTTCCTTGCCTTCTGGAAAGTCTTCATCCAAGCTACTTTCTCTTACGGCGGCAGCGAAATGGTCGTCGTCGCGTCTGGTGAGACTGAGAACCCACGCCGCAATATTCCAAAGGCAATTCGCCGCGTCTTTTGGCGCATCGCGATATTCTATGTCTTCGCCATCTTCCTCGTCGGGCTGTGCGTCTCTTCAGGGGACCCTAACCTGCTCAACGcaatcagcagcagcagtccCGGCGCCGCGCAGAGCCCCTTTGTCATCGCTATCAGCAACGCCGGCATCGGAACGCTGCCCTCCATCATCAACGGCGCGATCCTCAGCAGTGCCTGGAGCGCCGGCAACAGCTTCTTCTACGCCTCCACGCGGGTCCTCTACGCTGCTGCACTCGATGGCAAGGCGCCTGCGATCCTTAAGTGGGAGCGCTTCGGCGTACCGTACGCCTGCGTCGCTGCTACATCGGCGCTGGGGTGCTTGGTCTACCTCAACGTGAACAATCGCGCCGCCGAGGTGTTTTTCTGGATCAGCAACCTCAGCGCCGTGAGCACGCTGATTGTGTGGGCTAGCGTGTGCTATACCTACATACGGTTCTACCAGTGCCTGCGACATAATGGTATCGATCGCGATACGTTGCCGTACAAGGCCCCGATGCAGCCGTTTCTTGCGTACTTTGCTATTGTTTTCTGTCTCGTCGTTGCGTTCTTCAACGGGTTTGATGCGTTTTTCCCAGGGCGGTTCAGTGCCAAGACGTTTTTGCCGCCGTACATCGACATTCCAATCTTCCTGTCACTTTTTCTAGGCTACAAGTTTGTCAAGAAGACCAAGTTCGTAAAAATTTCCGAGATGGATATCTGGTCGGGCAAGGCGGAGATTGATCGGCTTGAGCCGACGTGGCCGGTGGTGAAGCCTCGCAACTGGTTGGAACGGATTTGGTTTTGGATCGCGTGA
- a CDS encoding major facilitator superfamily transporter, which produces MAPMGKDGWSGLDWAACRLSASLRDTDKALFAMSGNCAVRSVQLSRLENQRRDLHLGPESLTFSVNAHFGALTFGVSQLLPQTARRHRSPDSFPSPFIIHLIWVSESLKMGLFGRKKETESPSDIVSPTADLTSAEKNAPLSQNSPPPPTYESNNIYGEKSPGVARIEALSAAITTTDRYFIFFGVFLVAYAYGLDGTLRYAYQPTATSSYATHSLLATVNVLRSVIAAAAQPTSAKIADVFGRVELICVSVIFYVVGTIVEACATEVKAFAAGAVIYQVGYTMIMLLVEVIIADITSTRARLLFSYIPALPFIINTWVSGNISAKVLGESTWQWGIGMWCIIYPVCALPLIISLSIVGRRARKQGLLDSYSSPFRMLGPKKFLIELFWQLDVIGIILVIAIFALILVPLTIAGGFSTTWREAHVIAPLVIGILCIPVFAVWEMKAKHPLVPFKLMRDRGILAPLGIALGLNWAWYMQGDYLYTVCIVAFDFSIASATRITSLYSFCSVITGFILGFIVFKVRRLKYFIIAGTMLFMVAFGLLIHYRGSPTSAGQSGVIGAQVLLGIAGGMFPYPAQASLQTTLKHEHLAIMTGLYLSTYNIGSAFGNTVSGAIWTQVLPSVLQENLAPFGNDSLATVTYAQPFVAIAEYPVGTPERAAIIDSYQHVQRLLTITGICLTVPLIAFAFLLRNPKLNDQQTLAVDDVQIRPAENNDSLPSKI; this is translated from the exons ATGGCTCCGATGGGCAAAGATGGATGGAGCGGCCTTGATTGGGCAGCGTGCAGGCTGTCTGCGAGCCTGAGAGACACTGATAAAGCTCTCTTCGCCATGTctggaaa TTGCGCAGTGCGCTCTGTGCAATTGAGCAGACTCGAAAATCAGAGACGCGACCTTCACCTAGGCCCCGAATCTCTCACCTTCTCGGTCAACGCTCACTTCGGCGCATTGACCTTCGGTGTGTCGCAGCTCCTGCCACAGACCGCAAGACGTCACCGGAGCCCCGACTCCTTCCCGA GCCCTTTCATCATCCATCTCATCTGGGTATCGGAGTCACTCAAGATGGGTCTCTTTGGTCGTAAGAAGGAGACTGAGTCTCCTTCGGATATCGTCTCGCCCACAGCCGATCTCACCTCCGCAGAGAAGAATGCTCCTCTATCCCAAAAcagccctcctcctcccacgTATGAGTCCAACAACATCTACGGCGAGAAGTCGCCTGGTGTTGCGAGAATCGAGGCCCTCTCTGCcgccatcaccaccaccgacCGCTACTTCATCTTCTTCGGCGTCTTTTTGGTCGCCTATGCCTATGGTCTCGATGGAACCCTTCGCTACGCCTACCAACCCACCGCCACGAGCAGCTACGCTACGCACTCCCTTCTGGCTACGGTTAACGTCCTGCGCTCCGTCATCGCCGCTGCTGCCCAGCCCACATCCGCCAAGATTGCCGATGTCTTTGGTCGTGTCGAGCTCATCTGCGTCTCTGTTATCTTCTACGTCGTTGGCACCATCGTCGAGGCATGCGCCACCGAGGTTAAGGCATTCGCCGCCGGCGCCGTTATCTACCAGGTTGGCTACACCATGATCATGCTGCTTGTCGAGGTCATTATCGCCGATATTACCTCCACCCGCGCCCGTCTGCTGTTCAGTTACATTCCTGCGCTTCCTTTCATCATCAACACCTGGGTCAGCGGTAACATCTCCGCCAAGGTTCTCGGCGAAAGCACCTGGCAGTGGGGTATCGGCATGTGGTGTATCATCTACCCTGTCTGTGCCCTTCCCCTCATCATCAGCCTGTCCATTGTCGGCCGCCGCGCTAGGAAGCAGGGACTGCTCGACTCTTACTCATCTCCTTTCCGCATGCTCGGCCCCAAGAAGTTCCTCATTGAGCTATTCTGGCAGCTCGATGTCATTGGTATCATCCTGGTTATTGCCATCTTCGCCCTGATTTTGGTTCCTCTCACCATTGCCGGTGGCTTCTCGACAACATGGCGCGAGGCTCACGTCATTGCCCCCCTCGTCATTGGTATCCTTTGCATCCCGGTCTTCGCTGTGTGGGAGATGAAGGCCAAGCACCCTCTCGTTCCCTTCAAGTTGATGCGCGACCGTGGTATCCTGGCCCCTCTCGGTATTGCACTGGGTCTCAACTGGGCTTGGTACATGCAGGGAGACTACCTGTACACTGTCTGTATTGTTGCTTTCGACTTCAGCATTGCGTCCGCTACCCGGATCACGTCGCTGTACTCCTTCTGCAGTGTCATTACCGGCTTTATCCTGGGCTTCATCGTCTTCAAGGTCCGCCGCCTCAAATACTTTATCATCGCTGGTACCATGCTCTTCATGGTCGCTTTCGGTCTGTTGATCCACTACCGTGGTTCTCCTACCTCCGCCGGACAAAGCGGTGTCATCGGTGCCCAGGTCCTTCTCGGTATCGCAGGTGGCATGTTCCCCTATCCTGCGCAAGCCTCGCTCCAGACCACTCTGAAGCACGAGCACCTTGCAATCATGACCGGTCTTTACCTTTCCACTTATAACATTGGGTCTGCCTTCGGTAACACAGTATCTGGCGCTATTTGGACTCAGGTTTTGCCCTCCGTCCTTCAAGAGAATCTTGCACCCTTTGGCAATGACTCTCTGGCTACCGTAACCTACGCCCAGCCTTTCGTTGCCATCGCCGAGTACCCCGTTGGAACCCCCGAGCGTGCAGCCATCATCGACTCGTACCAGCACGTCCAGCGTCTGCTTACCATTACTGGTATCTGCTTGACGGTTCCTCTTATCGCATTCGCCTTCCTCCTGAGGAACCCCAAGTTGAACGACCAGCAAACTCTTGCGGTTGACGACGTCCAGATCCGCCCTGCGGAGAACAATGACAGCCTGCCTAGCAAGATCTAA